One part of the Arachidicoccus terrestris genome encodes these proteins:
- a CDS encoding GlxA family transcriptional regulator, with amino-acid sequence MKHLTILVPNGEGNNLSSIVGPYKIFSRANSLWKERGKEAPFKIELAGLSKEVCFYEGLFAVRPQKDIFEIAATDLILIPSLNHNYVETVKCNQPLIDWVADMFNGGAEVASICTGAFLLAASGLLDGKTCSTHWAAADSFSKMFPQVHLQIDQVITDEKGIYTNGGAYSFLNLIIYLIEKYYDRETAILCAKIFQIEIDRNSQSTFSIFTGQKFHEDSVVKNVQVYIEDNYAEKISFSDLSRKFAVGRRNFDRRFIKATGNTPVEYLQRVRVESAKKALETTPKNIHEVMYEVGYADTKAFREVFRKMTGLSPLDYKLKYNKQAAI; translated from the coding sequence ATGAAACATTTGACTATTTTGGTACCCAATGGAGAAGGGAATAATTTGAGCAGTATTGTTGGCCCCTATAAAATCTTTTCCAGAGCGAATAGCTTGTGGAAGGAACGTGGGAAAGAAGCCCCGTTTAAGATAGAGTTAGCCGGCCTGTCAAAGGAAGTATGCTTTTATGAAGGACTATTTGCTGTCAGGCCACAGAAAGATATTTTTGAAATTGCTGCAACGGATCTGATTCTCATCCCTTCTCTGAATCATAATTATGTAGAGACAGTAAAATGTAACCAGCCATTAATTGACTGGGTCGCTGACATGTTTAATGGAGGCGCTGAAGTCGCTTCGATTTGCACCGGTGCTTTTTTACTGGCTGCATCCGGTTTGCTGGATGGCAAAACCTGTTCGACCCATTGGGCAGCAGCCGACAGCTTCAGCAAGATGTTTCCTCAAGTGCATCTGCAGATTGACCAGGTTATCACAGATGAAAAAGGTATTTATACCAATGGAGGTGCCTATTCCTTTCTAAATCTGATCATCTATTTGATTGAGAAATATTATGACCGGGAGACGGCGATCCTGTGTGCCAAAATATTCCAGATTGAAATAGACAGAAATTCTCAATCCACGTTTTCCATCTTTACAGGACAGAAATTTCATGAAGATTCTGTCGTAAAAAATGTTCAGGTATACATAGAAGACAATTATGCGGAGAAGATCTCTTTTTCAGATCTTTCCCGGAAATTTGCTGTTGGCCGGCGAAACTTTGACCGGCGTTTCATTAAAGCCACTGGCAATACGCCCGTGGAATACCTCCAGCGTGTCCGGGTTGAATCAGCGAAGAAGGCCCTGGAGACAACACCCAAGAATATCCATGAGGTCATGTATGAAGTAGGGTATGCCGATACCAAAGCTTTTAGGGAAGTGTTCAGGAAAATGACCGGATTATCTCCCCTGGATTATAAGCTGAAGTATAATAAGCAGGCTGCTATATAG
- a CDS encoding PepSY-like domain-containing protein — protein sequence MKSMILTMAVGLLLSAGNLLAQDIPHSHVPSVIVNKFSAQFPKARDIDWEQKGELYNVEFELGRNVDHEIWYDKNGQIVKHKEEINKSSLPAGVTSTLQRDFKGYRVDDIEKITEGTAVTYKMELDSFTKDWNIIMDARGKILQQNAD from the coding sequence ATGAAAAGTATGATTTTAACGATGGCAGTGGGCCTATTATTATCCGCAGGCAATCTTCTGGCGCAGGACATCCCACACAGTCACGTACCTTCCGTCATCGTCAACAAATTTTCCGCGCAATTTCCAAAAGCCAGGGACATTGACTGGGAACAGAAAGGCGAACTCTATAACGTTGAGTTTGAATTAGGGCGTAATGTGGATCATGAGATCTGGTATGATAAGAACGGCCAGATCGTTAAGCACAAAGAGGAGATTAATAAAAGCAGTTTGCCTGCCGGCGTCACGTCAACACTGCAACGGGATTTTAAGGGTTACAGAGTGGATGACATAGAAAAAATAACAGAAGGCACTGCCGTTACCTATAAAATGGAGCTTGATTCTTTTACCAAAGACTGGAATATCATCATGGATGCGCGAGGTAAGATTCTGCAACAAAATGCAGACTGA
- a CDS encoding glycoside hydrolase family protein has protein sequence MAIRGFYTRLFIATALTIPFSFIPSSSQAQKTTGTTSASPQHLPTTLKLISAHQGPVIDARNTDVISSGNHSGFETGQVIKIGGTYHMFINEMFQRPHRDMRIAYWTSQDAIHWKRQSTIVNSIPGRTATNPRSEVWVTGVEYNHDEDAWNIFYVAYRAGDQAKGEIAGNDYAGRIWRAKSVVNGPNGIAGPYADMGIVMEPDQNSQQWEGQQAVACFNPYKVGNTWFAMYDGHNHTPRGPWPTGMAFAHKLEGPWTRMPEGFNPIGVAKEFMENEVVSRLKDGRYLMVFDSFGDQEIGYSISDDGIHWRDEKRIKVQVKGDLWAEKGDHSTRTPLCAIQEADGTFTVIYTAMTMRNNKKFFAVGQCKLAWE, from the coding sequence ATGGCAATAAGAGGTTTTTATACCCGTCTGTTTATCGCGACCGCTTTAACGATCCCTTTTTCATTTATACCGAGTTCAAGTCAGGCGCAAAAGACCACCGGTACTACGAGCGCCAGTCCTCAGCACTTACCGACAACACTGAAGCTGATCAGTGCACATCAGGGTCCCGTCATTGATGCACGAAACACCGATGTTATCTCCAGCGGTAATCACTCGGGATTTGAAACCGGGCAAGTAATCAAGATCGGCGGAACATATCATATGTTTATCAATGAGATGTTTCAGCGACCACATAGGGATATGCGCATTGCTTACTGGACAAGTCAGGATGCCATTCACTGGAAACGGCAATCGACCATTGTAAACAGCATTCCGGGCAGAACAGCCACCAACCCGCGGTCGGAAGTCTGGGTCACGGGTGTTGAATACAATCATGATGAAGATGCATGGAATATTTTTTATGTTGCCTACAGGGCCGGAGATCAGGCGAAGGGAGAGATTGCCGGCAATGATTATGCAGGCAGAATCTGGAGAGCGAAGTCCGTTGTAAATGGCCCAAACGGCATCGCAGGCCCTTATGCGGATATGGGTATTGTCATGGAACCCGATCAAAACAGCCAGCAGTGGGAAGGGCAACAGGCAGTTGCTTGCTTTAACCCTTATAAGGTCGGCAATACCTGGTTTGCCATGTATGATGGCCATAACCACACACCCAGAGGGCCATGGCCTACCGGTATGGCCTTTGCACACAAACTTGAAGGTCCCTGGACAAGAATGCCGGAAGGTTTTAATCCCATTGGAGTGGCAAAGGAGTTTATGGAAAATGAAGTGGTTTCCAGGTTAAAAGATGGCCGCTATTTAATGGTCTTTGATTCTTTCGGAGATCAGGAGATCGGATATAGTATATCTGATGACGGCATCCACTGGAGGGACGAAAAGCGGATCAAAGTGCAGGTTAAAGGCGACTTATGGGCGGAAAAAGGTGATCACTCCACCCGTACGCCCTTATGCGCCATTCAGGAAGCAGACGGTACATTTACAGTGATCTATACGGCCATGACTATGCGCAATAATAAAAAGTTCTTTGCCGTAGGTCAGTGTAAGCTTGCTTGGGAATAA
- a CDS encoding glycoside hydrolase family 28 protein: MGILPICVLLFFSSCHFSGTSKVNQAALAHMPDSSKVGAAHLPPEIAPVNAPFKTRDFQKPIFPKDTVNIMANGAIAGKKATEAIQKSIDEISVKGGGTVIIPDGKWFTGRISLKSNVNLHLNDHSELYFSGDVEDYQPAVFTRSEGIEVMSLGACIYANGQDNIAVTGKGKIFGPEKGGTVRSQVMDSVVIENFVSYKTPVEKRVYDGRNGGYIFLPMLISPVNCTNVYIEGVSLANTAFWNIVPIYCDGVIIRGVTVNSIGIPRGDGMDIESSKNVLVEYCTLSCGDDCFTLKSGRGEDGLRVGKATENVVIRYCLARQGHGGVTCGSETAGMIRNLYVNNCVFDKTNVGIRFKTRRPRGGGGENLFYENIRMNQTGKAFQWDMLGGRQYVGDLADRLPARPVNPLTPVFRKISMKNIIIRNSEWFAKITAIPESPLSDVTMENMQVKTENFFKAADLNRFTLKNAVITTADSSITLLDARHVTFDNVDFKVPGQTLTMNISGPDSKDILFQNCSPEKPAGWKTNTWAGN; encoded by the coding sequence ATGGGAATACTTCCTATCTGTGTTTTACTGTTTTTTTCCTCCTGCCATTTTTCCGGAACCTCTAAAGTCAATCAGGCAGCACTGGCTCATATGCCAGACTCGTCCAAGGTAGGAGCTGCGCATCTGCCGCCAGAAATTGCACCGGTTAACGCGCCGTTCAAGACGCGTGATTTTCAAAAACCAATCTTTCCGAAAGACACGGTCAATATAATGGCCAATGGCGCCATTGCAGGCAAAAAGGCTACTGAAGCCATACAAAAGTCTATTGATGAGATAAGTGTCAAGGGTGGTGGTACAGTGATCATTCCCGACGGTAAATGGTTCACGGGCCGCATCAGCCTCAAAAGCAATGTCAACTTGCATCTAAATGATCACTCCGAACTATATTTTAGTGGCGATGTAGAAGATTATCAACCTGCTGTCTTCACGCGAAGTGAGGGGATTGAAGTCATGTCCCTGGGCGCATGCATATATGCCAACGGTCAAGATAATATCGCTGTAACGGGAAAAGGGAAAATATTTGGCCCGGAAAAGGGCGGTACGGTAAGATCGCAGGTAATGGATTCAGTTGTCATAGAAAACTTCGTTTCCTATAAAACCCCTGTGGAGAAAAGAGTCTATGATGGCCGTAACGGAGGCTATATCTTCTTACCGATGCTCATTTCTCCTGTTAATTGCACGAATGTCTATATAGAAGGCGTTTCGCTGGCCAACACTGCCTTCTGGAACATTGTCCCAATCTACTGTGACGGTGTCATCATTCGGGGTGTTACGGTGAATTCCATTGGCATTCCCCGGGGAGACGGCATGGACATTGAGTCTTCCAAAAATGTTTTAGTTGAATACTGTACGCTTAGTTGCGGCGATGACTGCTTTACACTTAAATCAGGGCGCGGAGAAGATGGCCTTCGGGTCGGCAAGGCAACAGAGAATGTCGTTATCAGGTACTGCCTGGCCAGACAGGGTCATGGCGGCGTAACCTGCGGCAGTGAAACAGCGGGCATGATCAGAAACCTATATGTCAACAACTGCGTATTTGATAAAACCAATGTAGGGATTCGCTTCAAAACCCGGCGCCCGAGAGGCGGTGGCGGCGAAAATCTCTTTTATGAAAATATTCGCATGAATCAAACCGGCAAAGCCTTCCAGTGGGATATGCTGGGTGGCCGGCAATATGTAGGCGACCTTGCCGACAGGCTGCCGGCAAGGCCCGTTAACCCGCTCACCCCGGTCTTTAGAAAAATTTCCATGAAAAACATCATTATCCGGAATTCCGAGTGGTTTGCCAAGATAACAGCTATCCCGGAAAGCCCGCTGTCAGATGTAACCATGGAAAACATGCAGGTAAAAACAGAGAACTTTTTTAAAGCTGCAGATCTAAATAGATTTACTTTGAAAAACGCTGTCATCACTACCGCTGATTCTTCCATCACTTTACTGGACGCGCGCCATGTAACTTTCGACAACGTTGATTTTAAGGTCCCCGGCCAGACCTTAACAATGAATATATCGGGCCCCGATTCAAAAGATATTCTTTTTCAAAACTGCAGTCCGGAGAAACCAGCTGGCTGGAAAACGAATACCTGGGCAGGTAACTAA
- a CDS encoding beta-N-acetylhexosaminidase, giving the protein MIKKLNLLPLMAAAFIGFFCCNALAAQQNKDTAIKVIPEPVSVSRQSGNYLLPADIHVYYGKTKTHEGLQYVKKEFKARMAKIGAAIQIKEAEQDRANVKFILLERPDAELKEEGYRLTVAPKGISIMANKPAGLYYGIQTLMQMMPASGAMGNEAHKGIDIPCAVITDYPRFAWRGLMLDVARHFFTKQEVMDYIDEMSRYKYNMFHWHLTDDEGWRLQIKAYPRLTSVGAWNVKKTGYFGTFSPVTPEDKYDYGGFYTQQDIKEVIAYAKAHFVNILPELDMPGHSMAAIASYPELSCTPGADKYHVRSGEKGFMDWTDSGIVAHYDNTLCPANPRVYEFLDTVFAEVAALFPFPYIHIGGDECAKTFWKINPAIKALMKREDLKNMDEVQSYFEKRVEKIVESKGKKVIGWDEILEGGVAPNATIMSWRGEKGGIKASQMHHDVIMSPTTYAYLDYMQGDPAIEPRVYASLRLKKAYEFDPVPAGADARYIKGGQANLWAEQLYNIRHAQYMTWPRAFAIAEALWSPKDSRDWTSFVERVEAQFPRLDADSVKYARSMYDPDIAVTLNADSTLKITLSKELNNIDLYYSVDNSFPDNFYPKYDEPFNMPKDAAMLRVISYREGKPIGRLITITTKDLRKRSKNSY; this is encoded by the coding sequence ATGATTAAAAAGTTGAATTTGCTGCCCTTGATGGCGGCAGCCTTCATAGGATTTTTTTGTTGTAATGCTTTGGCAGCACAACAAAATAAAGATACAGCTATCAAAGTCATTCCCGAACCGGTGTCTGTCAGCAGGCAATCGGGCAATTATCTGCTCCCCGCAGATATTCATGTGTATTATGGCAAGACAAAGACCCATGAAGGGCTACAGTACGTAAAAAAGGAATTTAAAGCCAGGATGGCGAAAATCGGTGCAGCAATACAGATTAAAGAAGCAGAACAGGACCGGGCTAATGTAAAATTTATACTCCTCGAACGGCCGGATGCAGAACTAAAAGAGGAAGGGTATAGGCTGACTGTGGCGCCAAAGGGGATAAGCATTATGGCCAATAAGCCGGCTGGATTATATTATGGCATCCAGACTTTAATGCAGATGATGCCGGCGAGCGGCGCTATGGGTAACGAAGCCCATAAGGGAATAGATATTCCCTGTGCGGTCATTACGGACTATCCGAGATTCGCCTGGCGTGGACTCATGTTGGATGTCGCCAGACATTTTTTTACCAAGCAGGAGGTGATGGACTATATCGACGAGATGTCCCGTTATAAATATAATATGTTTCACTGGCATCTGACAGATGATGAGGGTTGGCGGTTACAGATCAAAGCCTATCCCAGACTTACCAGTGTAGGTGCCTGGAATGTGAAGAAAACGGGATACTTTGGAACGTTTTCTCCCGTCACACCTGAGGATAAATACGATTATGGCGGGTTCTATACGCAGCAAGATATCAAGGAGGTGATTGCATATGCGAAAGCGCATTTTGTCAACATTTTACCTGAGCTGGACATGCCTGGGCATAGCATGGCGGCGATCGCTTCTTATCCTGAGCTCTCTTGTACACCGGGAGCCGATAAATATCATGTCAGGTCAGGCGAAAAAGGCTTTATGGACTGGACAGACAGTGGCATTGTAGCCCATTATGACAATACGCTTTGTCCGGCCAATCCCAGAGTATATGAATTCCTGGATACGGTCTTTGCCGAAGTCGCTGCCTTATTCCCGTTTCCTTATATTCATATAGGAGGAGATGAATGTGCCAAGACCTTCTGGAAAATCAATCCGGCTATTAAGGCTCTTATGAAGCGGGAAGATTTAAAAAATATGGACGAAGTACAAAGCTATTTTGAGAAAAGGGTAGAAAAGATCGTTGAGTCCAAAGGGAAAAAAGTGATCGGGTGGGATGAGATACTGGAAGGAGGTGTTGCCCCGAATGCGACGATCATGAGCTGGAGAGGAGAGAAAGGAGGCATTAAGGCTTCGCAGATGCATCATGATGTGATTATGAGCCCGACTACTTATGCTTACTTGGATTATATGCAAGGCGATCCGGCGATTGAACCCAGGGTATACGCTTCCCTGCGGTTAAAGAAAGCCTATGAGTTCGACCCGGTTCCGGCAGGTGCAGATGCCAGATATATTAAAGGTGGACAGGCGAACCTGTGGGCAGAACAACTCTATAATATCCGGCACGCGCAGTATATGACCTGGCCTCGGGCGTTTGCTATTGCAGAAGCCCTGTGGTCCCCGAAGGACAGCAGGGACTGGACTTCTTTTGTGGAAAGAGTAGAAGCGCAATTTCCAAGACTGGATGCCGACAGCGTAAAATATGCAAGAAGTATGTATGATCCGGATATCGCCGTGACGCTGAATGCAGACAGTACGCTTAAGATTACACTGTCTAAGGAACTCAATAATATTGATTTGTATTATAGTGTGGATAATTCATTTCCGGATAATTTCTATCCAAAATATGATGAGCCATTCAATATGCCTAAAGACGCAGCCATGCTACGGGTGATCAGTTACCGGGAGGGGAAGCCAATCGGGCGGTTGATCACCATTACGACCAAGGACCTGAGAAAAAGAAGTAAAAATAGTTATTGA
- a CDS encoding response regulator transcription factor, whose product MKILVIEDEPDLLQAVKTSLEKEAYTVETAKDFEAALEKISIYEYDCVLLDIMLPGGNGLALLQELKAAGKSENVIIVSAKDSLDDKIKGLELGADDYLTKPFHIAELNARVKAVLRRKKMGGKESLDVGNVQLYLNDRQVLIDGISLNLNRKEFDLLNYLLLNKDRLITKEALAEHVWGDNIDQADNFDFIYYQIKNLRKKLQTTEAQIEIQAVYGVGYKLIAL is encoded by the coding sequence ATGAAAATTCTTGTAATTGAAGATGAACCTGATCTGCTTCAGGCAGTTAAGACTTCTCTTGAAAAGGAAGCGTATACGGTGGAGACAGCTAAAGATTTTGAGGCAGCTCTGGAAAAAATCAGCATTTATGAATATGATTGTGTATTACTGGATATTATGTTGCCGGGAGGTAATGGTTTAGCATTACTGCAGGAGTTGAAAGCCGCCGGTAAATCAGAAAATGTCATCATTGTCTCTGCCAAGGATTCTCTGGATGATAAAATTAAAGGGCTTGAACTGGGCGCAGACGATTATCTTACCAAACCCTTTCATATAGCGGAACTCAATGCACGTGTAAAGGCCGTATTGCGGCGAAAAAAAATGGGTGGCAAAGAGAGCCTGGACGTAGGTAATGTTCAACTCTATTTAAACGACAGGCAGGTATTAATAGACGGAATCAGCTTAAACCTGAACCGCAAAGAATTTGACCTTTTAAACTATCTTCTACTTAATAAAGACCGTCTGATCACCAAAGAAGCCTTGGCAGAGCATGTGTGGGGAGACAATATAGATCAGGCTGACAATTTTGATTTTATTTATTATCAGATCAAAAATCTCAGAAAGAAACTGCAAACAACTGAAGCGCAAATTGAGATTCAGGCAGTATACGGCGTAGGATATAAATTGATCGCCCTATGA
- a CDS encoding 5' nucleotidase, NT5C type, with amino-acid sequence MNTKENRRKTIAIDMDGVLANVEPQLVKFYNEQYGAAVTLEGIQGLSGAEAFPEDKVERRIVNTPGFFRNLEVMPGAIAAVKKLMEDYEVYVVSAATEFPLSLYEKYEWLQEYFPFIDWRHIVLCGDKSIINTDYMIDDYCKNLDVFKGKTLMFHAYHNTQLNHHFRVRAWSEVLDWFAEEQAENKALNLVKDN; translated from the coding sequence ATGAATACAAAAGAAAACCGGCGTAAGACCATCGCCATCGATATGGACGGAGTGCTCGCGAATGTTGAACCTCAGTTAGTTAAGTTTTATAATGAACAATACGGTGCGGCCGTCACGCTGGAGGGCATCCAGGGTTTATCTGGCGCGGAAGCTTTTCCTGAAGATAAAGTTGAGCGGCGCATTGTGAATACACCTGGTTTTTTCAGAAATCTCGAAGTCATGCCGGGTGCCATTGCTGCGGTTAAAAAACTGATGGAGGATTATGAAGTATATGTGGTATCTGCTGCCACGGAATTTCCACTGTCCCTGTATGAGAAATATGAGTGGCTGCAAGAATATTTTCCTTTTATTGACTGGCGCCATATTGTTCTTTGCGGGGATAAAAGCATCATTAACACGGATTACATGATTGACGACTATTGCAAGAATCTGGATGTATTTAAAGGTAAGACCCTCATGTTTCATGCCTATCATAATACACAACTCAATCATCATTTCAGGGTGCGGGCCTGGTCGGAAGTCCTGGATTGGTTTGCAGAAGAGCAGGCGGAAAATAAGGCGTTAAATCTGGTAAAAGATAATTAA
- a CDS encoding SRPBCC family protein yields MKNQDFTTRFSVDQTPKEVFNAINNVRGWWSENIEGDTDKLNSEFKYHYQDVHRAQMKITELIPDQKIVWHVQQNHFKFTQDQKEWTGTDIVFDIYEKQGKTIVDFTHKGLVPAYECFDLCKDAWTHYIQGSLKELITSGKGSPTPKENDVSAQPAATPSRTSISICHRLRIDVPVETVFNAVTTQEGLSAWWTPDTKARPEVGSMLRFGFGPDYFKELRVEELHHYDKVKWLCLKAQEEWIGTTISFDMEPHPKGTVLNFHHDNWKAYTHEFAGCSYAWALFLRSLKLLCETGKGLPYPEFDKQ; encoded by the coding sequence ATGAAAAATCAGGATTTTACAACCCGTTTCTCTGTAGATCAGACCCCAAAAGAAGTTTTCAATGCGATTAACAATGTCCGCGGCTGGTGGTCAGAAAATATCGAAGGAGATACAGACAAGCTTAACAGTGAGTTCAAATACCACTATCAGGATGTCCATCGTGCACAGATGAAAATAACGGAACTGATCCCTGACCAAAAAATCGTCTGGCATGTGCAGCAAAACCATTTTAAATTTACTCAAGATCAAAAAGAATGGACCGGGACTGATATCGTCTTTGACATTTATGAGAAACAGGGCAAAACGATCGTAGATTTCACACACAAAGGCCTGGTTCCGGCTTATGAGTGTTTTGATCTTTGTAAGGATGCCTGGACACATTACATCCAGGGAAGTTTAAAAGAGCTAATCACCAGTGGCAAAGGGAGCCCTACCCCCAAAGAAAATGACGTTTCCGCCCAGCCGGCTGCAACGCCGTCCCGCACTTCAATCAGTATTTGTCACCGACTTCGTATTGACGTTCCGGTAGAGACCGTTTTCAACGCCGTCACCACTCAGGAAGGATTGTCGGCATGGTGGACACCGGACACAAAAGCCCGGCCAGAGGTCGGCAGTATGCTGAGATTTGGCTTCGGTCCCGACTATTTTAAGGAACTACGGGTCGAAGAACTGCATCACTATGATAAAGTAAAATGGCTGTGTCTGAAGGCCCAGGAAGAATGGATCGGCACGACAATTTCTTTCGATATGGAGCCTCATCCAAAAGGTACTGTATTAAATTTTCATCATGACAACTGGAAAGCCTACACCCATGAATTTGCCGGTTGTAGCTATGCCTGGGCCTTGTTCCTCAGAAGTCTGAAATTGTTGTGCGAGACAGGTAAAGGCTTGCCCTATCCTGAGTTCGATAAACAGTGA
- a CDS encoding sensor histidine kinase — MKLQNQSLKYLSISIFLIIGIWAAIFYYIIQDEIHDSLDGSLSNQKMQIIRQKTLDTSRDQILRREGNYFIREVSKNEAFAVFDSYTDTSIYIPANKEQEPMRMLSTAFQAGDHFYTLKVWSSVVEEDDLIKDLFWAMVWLYVVLIVSVIIINNFALKRLWRPFYQILGQLKAYRIEKNEPLAALETRTAEFAELKKAADSLTEHAREVFNSQKQFTENAAHELLTPLAVLTNKIELMLEKGDLDEHTAVELTDILSIIHQLKQLNKSLLLLSKIENKQFIENKKISLGQLCHEVLENLEPYATYKNVQVRFQQQQAVEIDMNSILAHVLVTNLIKNAIFHNKASGQVSITLTANRLTIANSGATAPLDSKAVFKRFFKGSTSHRSTGLGLSIVAAIVKVYQLTIRYYYADEMHHFEVDFNNSGRSPG; from the coding sequence ATGAAACTACAAAATCAGTCTTTAAAATACCTATCTATCTCTATATTCCTGATCATCGGTATCTGGGCAGCTATTTTCTATTACATCATACAGGATGAAATCCATGACAGCCTGGACGGCAGTCTCAGCAATCAGAAAATGCAGATTATCCGGCAAAAAACGTTGGATACGTCCCGCGATCAAATACTCCGCAGGGAAGGCAATTATTTTATCAGAGAAGTTTCAAAAAACGAAGCATTTGCCGTTTTCGACAGCTATACCGACACGTCCATCTATATACCTGCCAATAAAGAACAGGAGCCGATGCGTATGCTCTCTACCGCTTTCCAGGCAGGTGATCATTTTTATACATTAAAAGTCTGGTCTTCTGTTGTTGAAGAGGATGACCTTATAAAGGATCTTTTCTGGGCAATGGTTTGGCTATATGTCGTATTAATTGTCAGCGTTATTATCATCAATAATTTTGCACTTAAAAGACTGTGGCGCCCTTTTTACCAGATACTGGGACAGTTAAAGGCTTACCGGATTGAAAAAAACGAACCCCTTGCTGCTTTAGAAACCAGAACAGCAGAGTTTGCAGAGTTAAAAAAGGCCGCAGATTCGCTGACAGAACATGCCAGAGAGGTATTTAACAGTCAAAAGCAATTTACAGAAAACGCCGCCCATGAACTACTGACGCCTCTTGCAGTCCTCACCAATAAAATCGAATTGATGCTGGAAAAAGGGGACTTAGATGAACATACAGCGGTAGAGCTAACAGATATTTTAAGTATCATACATCAATTAAAGCAACTCAATAAATCTCTGCTGCTGTTAAGTAAAATCGAGAATAAGCAATTCATTGAAAACAAAAAAATATCCTTAGGGCAACTCTGTCATGAGGTACTGGAAAACCTGGAGCCCTATGCAACATATAAAAATGTTCAGGTGCGTTTTCAGCAGCAGCAGGCCGTCGAAATCGACATGAATTCTATCCTGGCTCATGTGTTGGTCACAAATCTGATCAAAAATGCTATTTTTCATAATAAAGCGTCCGGGCAGGTAAGTATAACGCTAACCGCCAACCGCTTAACGATAGCCAATTCAGGCGCCACTGCACCTCTGGACAGTAAGGCCGTTTTTAAGCGCTTTTTTAAGGGAAGCACCTCCCATAGAAGCACCGGGCTGGGGCTTTCTATTGTAGCTGCAATAGTGAAAGTGTACCAATTGACGATCCGTTATTACTACGCCGATGAGATGCATCATTTTGAAGTAGACTTTAACAATTCAGGCCGGTCTCCCGGTTAG
- a CDS encoding DeoR/GlpR family DNA-binding transcription regulator, translating to MIKEERLNIILNLLTKEQKVLLSELSGKLSVSEDTIRRDIKTLSERGLLKAVRGGAVPHSSVPRHYRAREHYDEASKDIIAMKALSFMENDQVILFDGGTSTLAVAAHIPRDLQITVITNSFPIANILEDHPTAEVIFAGGRLNKTAYTTMGVSTLNTFRTIRADICFFGICSIHPTLGVTTKNYEEAQLKRAMIDMSKRTIALATYEKINKADSYFICPVTDIDTIITNTSPDHADLAAFEQAGVHLL from the coding sequence ATGATAAAAGAAGAAAGGCTGAATATCATCCTTAACCTGCTTACCAAAGAGCAGAAGGTTTTGCTTTCTGAACTCAGTGGCAAACTGAGCGTATCAGAAGATACTATCAGAAGAGATATAAAAACGTTGTCAGAGCGAGGTTTATTAAAAGCGGTCAGGGGCGGAGCCGTCCCCCACTCTTCCGTACCACGTCACTATAGAGCCAGGGAGCATTATGATGAGGCATCCAAGGACATAATCGCTATGAAAGCTTTGTCATTTATGGAAAATGACCAGGTCATCCTTTTTGACGGAGGCACATCTACGCTCGCAGTTGCTGCTCATATACCGCGGGACCTGCAAATAACCGTTATCACCAACAGTTTTCCTATTGCCAATATATTAGAAGATCACCCGACCGCAGAAGTCATATTTGCCGGAGGGCGGCTCAACAAAACGGCCTACACAACAATGGGCGTCAGCACTTTGAATACTTTTCGTACGATTCGGGCAGACATCTGCTTTTTTGGAATTTGCAGTATACATCCGACGCTGGGCGTAACCACTAAAAACTATGAAGAGGCACAGCTTAAAAGGGCCATGATAGACATGTCTAAACGAACCATTGCTTTGGCCACCTACGAAAAAATCAATAAGGCAGATTCTTATTTTATTTGTCCTGTGACGGATATCGACACGATTATTACCAATACATCTCCGGATCATGCTGATTTAGCTGCATTTGAGCAGGCGGGCGTTCACCTGCTTTAA